In Astatotilapia calliptera chromosome 23, fAstCal1.2, whole genome shotgun sequence, a genomic segment contains:
- the LOC113016294 gene encoding leukocyte cell-derived chemotaxin-2-like, protein MRRILVLLAVVWMCDAVKFGQLCSDNVCNTQRTSDSWGEGHYGASRGGRLHKGVDIECSDGSDVLAPFDVTIKGSLIVYNDPNKKAIDEGINLSGEGLCFKLFYVKPIKTSGTVDKGEKIGTMLPMQSVYQGITSHIHVQMCNRSEDPTEYFSDLCQTRVPSEETELIPGRFWWFDLPHYYA, encoded by the exons ATGAGACGCATCCTCGTTTTACTGG CTGTGGTGTGGATGTGTGATGCTGTTAAGTTCGGTCAGCTCTGCAGTGACAATGTATGCAACACCCAGAGGACATCAGACAGCTGGGGAGAGGGACACTACGGAGCCTCGCG GGGTGGGAGACTTCACAAAGGTGTGGACATCGAGTGCAGTGACGGCTCAGATGTCTTAGCCCCGTTTGATGTGACAATCAAAGGGAGCCTGATTGTCTATAATGACCCCAATAAGAAAGCTATCGACGAGGGCATCAACCTCTCAGGAGAAG GTCTTTGTTTCAAACTTTTCTATGTGAAGCCGATCAAAACCTCAGGAACGGTGGATAAGGGTGAGAAGATTGGCACAATGCTGCCCATGCAGAGCGTTTACCAAGGGATCACCTCGCACATCCACGTCCAGATGTGTAACAGAAGTGAAGACCCCACAGAGTATTTCTCTGACTTATGTCAGACTCGTGTCCCTTCTGAAGAAACGGAATTAATACCAGGACGATTCTGGTGGTTTGATCTGCCACACTATTACGCCTAA